One genomic window of Arachis hypogaea cultivar Tifrunner chromosome 8, arahy.Tifrunner.gnm2.J5K5, whole genome shotgun sequence includes the following:
- the LOC112706023 gene encoding PLASTID TRANSCRIPTIONALLY ACTIVE protein 6, chloroplastic yields the protein MTTSSAFLFRSPPLPLVSSNFQPFATSLSQPTPFSFKPNPTLFFNTSSLLLLRSRTNPFLTRADDDGDGGPDDYDMDDEELEEVDNKKDFDIEYEPLVATAADGDIAMVQSESFVSTQGWDSETVVDYRINEDEFHKICLADCDFFIRKPPDPDNDVYDFREMYVTPPDTDVYSIPKVLAPMPQKYIRCAVSDYGCYNVTEPPIDAPRDPMYKTEREIWKVYLTKHYKNRRQGDPEFVLDFEEIYIIDSKTKSITRAKVVVTNPGGRNRDRKTDLLVIADRGNSFKVINHSEKDDPTTVIEREEWTTSRQEMENHLRKLRDFSISNWF from the exons ATGACTACTTCCTCCGCCTTCCTCTTCCGATCACCACCACTCCCCCTCGTCTCTTCGAACTTCCAACCCTTCGCCACTTCACTCTCCCAACCCACACCATTCTCCTTCAAACCCAATCCCACCCTCTTCTTCAACACTtcttctctcctcctcctccgttCAAGAACCAACCCCTTCCTCACTCGTGCCGACGACGACGGAGACGGCGGCCCCGACGACTACGACATGGACGACGAGGAGCTCGAAGAGGTCGACAACAAGAAGGACTTTGACATAGAGTACGAACCCCTGGTCGCCACCGCCGCCGACGGTGATATTGCAATGGTGCAGAGCGAGAGCTTCGTTTCGACGCAGGGTTGGGACTCCGAGACGGTGGTAGATTACAGAATCAACGAAGATGAGTTCCACAAGATTTGCTTAGCTGACTGCGACTTCTTCATAAGGAAGCCCCCTGACCCTGACAACGATGTCTATGATTTCAGGGAG ATGTATGTGACTCCTCCGGATACAGATGTTTATTCAATCCCCAAGGTGCTTGCGCCAATGCCTCAAAAG TACATTAGATGTGCTGTAAGTGATTATGGATGCTACAACGTGACAGAGCCACCTATTGATGCACCTCGAGATCCTATGTATAAAACTGAGAGGGAAATCTGGAAG GTGTACTTGACAAAACACTACAAAAATCGAAGGCAGGGTGACCCAGAGTTTGTGCTGGATTTCGAGGAGATTTACATTATTGATTCTAAAACCAAGTCAATTACAAGAGCTAAAGTTGTG GTAACAAATCCTGGAGGGAGAAATAGAGATAGGAAGACCGACTTGCTTGTTATAGCTGATCGTGGGAACTCCTTTAAGGTTATAAATCAT AGTGAAAAGGATGACCCAACAACTGTCATAGAGAGGGAAGAGTGGACCACTTCCCGGCAAGAAATGGAGAACCATCTTAGAAAGCTAAGAGACTTCAGCATTTCCAATTGGTTCTAG